The following coding sequences lie in one Mycobacterium gordonae genomic window:
- a CDS encoding ABC transporter ATP-binding protein: MSSVPHDRDIAVRLRGVCKQYGSVKAVSSLDLEVHAAEVFALLGPNGAGKTTTVEMCEGFIRPDTGSIEVLGLDPIADNARLRPRIGVMLQGGGGYPAARAGEMLNLVASYAADPLDPGWLLETLGLTEAARTTYRRLSGGQQQRLALACALVGRPELVFLDEPTAGMDAHARLLVWELIDALRRDGVTVVLTTHQLKEAEELADRLVIIDHGTTVAAGTPAELMRSGAKDQLRFSAPPKLDLALLTAALPEDYRASEVSPGEYLVEGAVGPQVLATVTAWCARIDVLATDLRVEQRSLEDVFLDLTGRRLRS; the protein is encoded by the coding sequence GTGAGCTCCGTCCCCCACGACCGCGATATAGCGGTACGACTGCGCGGGGTATGCAAGCAGTACGGGTCCGTGAAGGCCGTTTCGAGCCTCGATCTCGAGGTGCATGCCGCCGAGGTGTTTGCGTTGTTGGGTCCCAATGGCGCCGGAAAGACGACCACCGTCGAGATGTGCGAGGGCTTCATCCGCCCCGACACTGGCAGCATCGAGGTGTTGGGGCTGGACCCGATCGCCGACAACGCGCGCCTGCGCCCCCGCATCGGCGTGATGTTGCAGGGCGGCGGCGGTTACCCGGCAGCGCGTGCCGGCGAGATGCTCAACCTGGTGGCCTCGTACGCCGCCGACCCGTTGGACCCGGGCTGGCTGCTGGAAACCCTCGGCCTCACCGAAGCCGCCCGCACCACCTACCGACGGCTCTCCGGTGGACAACAACAACGGCTGGCGCTGGCGTGTGCCCTGGTCGGCCGCCCCGAGCTGGTGTTTCTCGACGAGCCGACCGCCGGCATGGACGCCCACGCCCGGCTGCTGGTGTGGGAGCTGATCGATGCGCTGCGCCGCGACGGCGTGACCGTGGTACTGACCACCCACCAGCTCAAAGAGGCCGAGGAACTGGCCGACCGCCTGGTGATCATCGACCACGGCACAACGGTCGCTGCCGGCACCCCGGCGGAACTGATGCGCAGCGGCGCCAAGGACCAGCTGCGCTTCAGCGCGCCGCCGAAACTCGACCTGGCGTTATTGACCGCCGCGCTGCCCGAGGACTACCGAGCTAGCGAGGTGTCCCCGGGTGAGTACCTGGTCGAAGGCGCGGTCGGCCCGCAGGTGCTGGCAACGGTCACGGCGTGGTGTGCGCGGATCGACGTGCTGGCCACCGACCTGCGCGTGGAGCAGCGCAGCCTCGAGGACGTCTTCCTGGATCTGACCGGCAGGAGGTTGCGATCGTGA
- a CDS encoding ABC transporter permease, protein MLVAQFSLEAKLLLRNGEQLLLTMFIPITLLIGLTLLPFGSFGEHRAAVFTPAIMALAVISTAFTGQAIAVAFDRRYGALKRLGATPLPVWGIIAGKALAVVFTVFLQSLVLGLIGFALGWRPPVAALALGGAVIALGTAGFAALGLLLGGTLRAEIVLALANLLWFALAGFGALTLETGMIPTGVKWAARLTPSGALTESLSQAMSLSVDWFGLAVLAVWGAAGALAARRWFRFV, encoded by the coding sequence ATGCTGGTCGCACAGTTCAGCCTGGAGGCCAAGCTGCTGCTGCGCAACGGTGAGCAGTTGTTGTTGACGATGTTCATCCCAATCACCCTGTTGATCGGGCTGACCCTGCTGCCTTTCGGTTCGTTCGGCGAGCATCGCGCCGCGGTGTTCACCCCCGCGATCATGGCGCTGGCGGTGATCTCCACCGCGTTCACCGGGCAGGCCATCGCTGTCGCGTTCGATCGCCGTTACGGGGCATTGAAGCGGCTCGGGGCGACGCCGCTGCCGGTGTGGGGAATCATCGCCGGCAAGGCGCTGGCGGTGGTGTTCACCGTCTTCCTGCAGTCACTGGTTCTGGGATTGATCGGTTTTGCGTTGGGCTGGCGTCCGCCGGTGGCGGCCCTGGCGCTGGGCGGCGCGGTGATCGCGCTGGGCACTGCGGGGTTCGCGGCCCTGGGCCTGTTGCTCGGCGGCACCTTGCGCGCCGAGATCGTGCTGGCGCTGGCCAACCTGTTGTGGTTCGCCCTCGCCGGGTTCGGTGCGCTGACCCTGGAGACGGGCATGATTCCGACGGGCGTGAAGTGGGCAGCGCGGTTGACGCCGTCGGGCGCACTGACGGAGTCGCTGTCGCAGGCCATGAGCTTGTCGGTGGACTGGTTCGGGCTAGCGGTGCTCGCCGTGTGGGGTGCGGCGGGAGCGCTGGCGGCGCGGCGCTGGTTCCGGTTTGTGTGA